The following proteins come from a genomic window of Misgurnus anguillicaudatus chromosome 10, ASM2758022v2, whole genome shotgun sequence:
- the tmc4 gene encoding transmembrane channel-like protein 7 isoform X2, with amino-acid sequence MELREFHNQVFPPPDYGSPYDSQQSLRVRTLPAEDTDYGSPYDSQQSLRVRTLPAQDTDYGIPYDSQQSLRVRTLPVTDYGSPYDSQQSLRLRTLPAKGTDNDSPYDSQQSLRSRTLPAQDTGGVQFDWAPTPAEEDAKEPEPQKLRELPLHMGLKRAVWQVQKMKIPVVSRWGSWSIKHSKSFRHFCEIAKEVLSYLVLWRKGIQKIGGHFGGGVQSYFLFLRFLVILNFLSFLLIAAFVLIPSIVFRSTNFNSTTNLTGVEECLQYDPKPDPLAVFITYFLDLVSGTGFMEYSYLFYGYYNNTMVVSEGFSYNIPLAYLLTAAFYFIFCLICMIVRMGSVARAVVAAGGGAVGNYSMLVFTGWDHGLQGDRATKLKQNNLRYQLQVDLEEESLKRKAASLTLNQAISLYTFRVFLNLVVLALIGAAFYAIALATQFSQSNATTGFEGLLLQYLPSIVITTSNFVVPFLCDKIALLEKHTPSTTVILALLRAVFLRLVSLGVLLYTLWEQITCSGDISSANSNCTICSYNYNQYKCWETRVGQEMYKLTLFDFLITIATLILVEFPRRIMVDHCSCKLTQWVGRQEFLVPPNVLALVYSQTVVWTGALFSPLLPLINTIKFLLFFYCKKITLFQNCRPALRTFRSTSSNFFFLLVLLFGWMLASVVLLYSVAKIHPSYGCGPFRLSQSMWQVVPEAVNMLTSTSKEFLFYIGSQRFSIPLFLFSCVLLCYVGALTSVHGKSVELLKSQCKLEQRDKQFLVRQIEELNAKMQKEQRVAQQQQRDTERFNQTERQSTGYNNYAFHPDDDPRPY; translated from the exons ATGGAGCTAAGAGAATTTCACAATCAAGTCTTTCCACCTCCAG ACTATGGTAGTCCGTATGATTCCCAGCAGTCATTAAGAGTACGGACACTTCCAGCCGAAGATACGG ACTATGGTAGTCCATATGATTCCCAGCAGTCACTAAGAGTACGGACACTTCCAGCCCAAGATACAG actATGGTATTCCGTATGATTCCCAGCAGTCACTAAGAGTACGGACACTTCCAGTTACAG ACTATGGTAGTCCGTATGATTCCCAGCAGTCACTGAGATTACGGACACTTCCAGCCAAAGGTACAG ACAATGATAGTCCGTATGATTCCCAGCAGTCACTGAGATCACGAACACTTCCAGCCCAAGATACAGGTGGGGTTCAGTTTGATTGGGCCCCTACACCTGCAGAAGAGGATGCAAAAGAACCTGAGCCTCAAAAACTTCGTGAGCTGCCACTGCATATGGGTCTGAAGAGAGCAGTATG GCAAGTGCAAAAGATGAAAATTCCAGTGGTTTCAAGATGGGGCTCTTGGAGCATAAAGCACTCCAAATCATTTCGCCATTTCTGTGAGATTGCTAAAGAAGTTTTAAGCTATTTAGTTCTGTGGAGGAAAGGAATCCAAAAAATAGGAG GGCACTTTGGGGGAGGAGTTCAATCCTACTTCTTGTTCCTGAGGTTTCTTGTGATTCTCAACTTCCTGTCCTTTCTGTTAATCGCAGCATTCGTCCTCATTCCCAGCATTGTGTTTCGGTCCACCAACTTTAACTCCACCACCAATCTAACTG GTGTGGAGGAATGTTTGCAGTATGATCCAAAACCTGATCCCCTGGCTGTATTCATCACATATTTTCTAGACCTGGTCTCAGGAACG GGTTTCATGGAATATTCATATCTGTTTTATGgctattataataatacaatgGTTGTGAGTGAAGGCTTCTCGTACAACATCCCTCTGGCTTATCTGTTGACGGCAGCCTTCTACTTCATCTTCTGCCTTATTTGTATGATTGTAAG AATGGGAAGTGTGGCTCGTGCTGTTGTAGCGGCGGGCGGAGGCGCAGTTGGGAATTACAGTATGCTGGTTTTTACAGGATGGGATCATGGCCTCCAAGGAGACCGCGCCACTAAACTCAAACAAAACAATCTCCGTTACCAGTTACAG GTGGATCTAGAAGAAGAAAGTCTGAAACGAAAAGCTGCCTCACTGACTTTAAATCAGGCGATCTCTCTCTATACCTTTCGTGTTTTCCTCAACCTCGTGGTCTTAGCACTCATTGGTGCAGCTTTCTATGCCATTGCCTTGGCAACCCAGTTCAGCCAG TCCAATGCAACAACAGGCTTTGAGGGGTTGCTGTTGCAATACTTACCCTCCATTGTCATAACAACAAGCAATTTTGTGGTCCCCTTCCTGTGTGACAAGATTGCTTTACTGGAAAAGCATACTCCCAGTACTACGGTCATTCTGGCCTTGCTTCG GGCAGTTTTTCTGCGTTTGGTGAGTTTGGGTGTTCTGCTATACACTCTATGGGAGCAGATTACCTGTAGTGGAGATATCTCTAGTGCCAACTCAAACTGTACCATCTGCAGTTACAATTACAACCAATATAAG TGTTGGGAGACACGAGTTGGACAGGAAATGTATAAACTGACTCTTTTTGACTTTCTGATAACCATCGCCACACTGATCCTGGTTGAATTCCCACGCAG GATCATGGTAGATCACTGTTCATGTAAATTAACTCAGTGGGTGGGACGGCAAGAGTTTCTGGTTCCCCCGAATGTTCTCGCTCTAGTTTACAGTCAAACAGTGGTTTGGACCGGAGCTTTGTTCTCTCCATTGTTACCACTTATTAACACCATCAAATTCCTTCTCTTCTTTTACTGTAAAAAG ATTACTTTGTTTCAAAACTGTCGACCTGCTCTGAGAACATTCCGATCCACCAGCTCCAACTTCTTCTTCCTCTTGGTTTTGCTCTTCGGATGGATGTTGGCCAGTGTGGTTCTTCTTTACAGTGTAGCCAA GATCCATCCATCTTATGGCTGTGGGCCTTTCCGCCTTTCCCAATCAATGTGGCAAGTTGTACCAGAAGCTGTCAACATGCTAACCAGCACCAGTAAAGAATTTCTATTCTACATTGGCTCCCAGCGTTTCTCTATACCACTCTTCCTCTTCTCCTG TGTGCTCCTGTGCTATGTGGGCGCTTTAACATCTGTCCATGGGAAAAGTGTAGAACTGCTAAAATCTCAGTGTAAACTG GAACAGCGTGACAAGCAGTTCCTGGTGAGACAAATTGAAGAGCTGAATGCCAAAATGCAAAAGGAACAACGTGTAGCACAGCAGCAACAGAGAGACACGGAGCGATTCAACCAGACAGAACGGCAGTCGACTGGATATAACAATTATGCATTTCATCCAGATGATGACCCAAGGCCATATTAA
- the tmc4 gene encoding transmembrane channel-like protein 7 isoform X1 — protein MELREFHNQVFPPPDYGSPYDSQQSLRVRTLPAEDTDYGSPYDSQQSLRVRTLPAQDTDYGIPYDSQQSLRVRTLPVTDYGSPYDSQQSLRLRTLPAKGTDNDSPYDSQQSLRSRTLPAQDTGGVQFDWAPTPAEEDAKEPEPQKLRELPLHMGLKRAVWQVQKMKIPVVSRWGSWSIKHSKSFRHFCEIAKEVLSYLVLWRKGIQKIGGHFGGGVQSYFLFLRFLVILNFLSFLLIAAFVLIPSIVFRSTNFNSTTNLTAGVEECLQYDPKPDPLAVFITYFLDLVSGTGFMEYSYLFYGYYNNTMVVSEGFSYNIPLAYLLTAAFYFIFCLICMIVRMGSVARAVVAAGGGAVGNYSMLVFTGWDHGLQGDRATKLKQNNLRYQLQVDLEEESLKRKAASLTLNQAISLYTFRVFLNLVVLALIGAAFYAIALATQFSQSNATTGFEGLLLQYLPSIVITTSNFVVPFLCDKIALLEKHTPSTTVILALLRAVFLRLVSLGVLLYTLWEQITCSGDISSANSNCTICSYNYNQYKCWETRVGQEMYKLTLFDFLITIATLILVEFPRRIMVDHCSCKLTQWVGRQEFLVPPNVLALVYSQTVVWTGALFSPLLPLINTIKFLLFFYCKKITLFQNCRPALRTFRSTSSNFFFLLVLLFGWMLASVVLLYSVAKIHPSYGCGPFRLSQSMWQVVPEAVNMLTSTSKEFLFYIGSQRFSIPLFLFSCVLLCYVGALTSVHGKSVELLKSQCKLEQRDKQFLVRQIEELNAKMQKEQRVAQQQQRDTERFNQTERQSTGYNNYAFHPDDDPRPY, from the exons ATGGAGCTAAGAGAATTTCACAATCAAGTCTTTCCACCTCCAG ACTATGGTAGTCCGTATGATTCCCAGCAGTCATTAAGAGTACGGACACTTCCAGCCGAAGATACGG ACTATGGTAGTCCATATGATTCCCAGCAGTCACTAAGAGTACGGACACTTCCAGCCCAAGATACAG actATGGTATTCCGTATGATTCCCAGCAGTCACTAAGAGTACGGACACTTCCAGTTACAG ACTATGGTAGTCCGTATGATTCCCAGCAGTCACTGAGATTACGGACACTTCCAGCCAAAGGTACAG ACAATGATAGTCCGTATGATTCCCAGCAGTCACTGAGATCACGAACACTTCCAGCCCAAGATACAGGTGGGGTTCAGTTTGATTGGGCCCCTACACCTGCAGAAGAGGATGCAAAAGAACCTGAGCCTCAAAAACTTCGTGAGCTGCCACTGCATATGGGTCTGAAGAGAGCAGTATG GCAAGTGCAAAAGATGAAAATTCCAGTGGTTTCAAGATGGGGCTCTTGGAGCATAAAGCACTCCAAATCATTTCGCCATTTCTGTGAGATTGCTAAAGAAGTTTTAAGCTATTTAGTTCTGTGGAGGAAAGGAATCCAAAAAATAGGAG GGCACTTTGGGGGAGGAGTTCAATCCTACTTCTTGTTCCTGAGGTTTCTTGTGATTCTCAACTTCCTGTCCTTTCTGTTAATCGCAGCATTCGTCCTCATTCCCAGCATTGTGTTTCGGTCCACCAACTTTAACTCCACCACCAATCTAACTG CAGGTGTGGAGGAATGTTTGCAGTATGATCCAAAACCTGATCCCCTGGCTGTATTCATCACATATTTTCTAGACCTGGTCTCAGGAACG GGTTTCATGGAATATTCATATCTGTTTTATGgctattataataatacaatgGTTGTGAGTGAAGGCTTCTCGTACAACATCCCTCTGGCTTATCTGTTGACGGCAGCCTTCTACTTCATCTTCTGCCTTATTTGTATGATTGTAAG AATGGGAAGTGTGGCTCGTGCTGTTGTAGCGGCGGGCGGAGGCGCAGTTGGGAATTACAGTATGCTGGTTTTTACAGGATGGGATCATGGCCTCCAAGGAGACCGCGCCACTAAACTCAAACAAAACAATCTCCGTTACCAGTTACAG GTGGATCTAGAAGAAGAAAGTCTGAAACGAAAAGCTGCCTCACTGACTTTAAATCAGGCGATCTCTCTCTATACCTTTCGTGTTTTCCTCAACCTCGTGGTCTTAGCACTCATTGGTGCAGCTTTCTATGCCATTGCCTTGGCAACCCAGTTCAGCCAG TCCAATGCAACAACAGGCTTTGAGGGGTTGCTGTTGCAATACTTACCCTCCATTGTCATAACAACAAGCAATTTTGTGGTCCCCTTCCTGTGTGACAAGATTGCTTTACTGGAAAAGCATACTCCCAGTACTACGGTCATTCTGGCCTTGCTTCG GGCAGTTTTTCTGCGTTTGGTGAGTTTGGGTGTTCTGCTATACACTCTATGGGAGCAGATTACCTGTAGTGGAGATATCTCTAGTGCCAACTCAAACTGTACCATCTGCAGTTACAATTACAACCAATATAAG TGTTGGGAGACACGAGTTGGACAGGAAATGTATAAACTGACTCTTTTTGACTTTCTGATAACCATCGCCACACTGATCCTGGTTGAATTCCCACGCAG GATCATGGTAGATCACTGTTCATGTAAATTAACTCAGTGGGTGGGACGGCAAGAGTTTCTGGTTCCCCCGAATGTTCTCGCTCTAGTTTACAGTCAAACAGTGGTTTGGACCGGAGCTTTGTTCTCTCCATTGTTACCACTTATTAACACCATCAAATTCCTTCTCTTCTTTTACTGTAAAAAG ATTACTTTGTTTCAAAACTGTCGACCTGCTCTGAGAACATTCCGATCCACCAGCTCCAACTTCTTCTTCCTCTTGGTTTTGCTCTTCGGATGGATGTTGGCCAGTGTGGTTCTTCTTTACAGTGTAGCCAA GATCCATCCATCTTATGGCTGTGGGCCTTTCCGCCTTTCCCAATCAATGTGGCAAGTTGTACCAGAAGCTGTCAACATGCTAACCAGCACCAGTAAAGAATTTCTATTCTACATTGGCTCCCAGCGTTTCTCTATACCACTCTTCCTCTTCTCCTG TGTGCTCCTGTGCTATGTGGGCGCTTTAACATCTGTCCATGGGAAAAGTGTAGAACTGCTAAAATCTCAGTGTAAACTG GAACAGCGTGACAAGCAGTTCCTGGTGAGACAAATTGAAGAGCTGAATGCCAAAATGCAAAAGGAACAACGTGTAGCACAGCAGCAACAGAGAGACACGGAGCGATTCAACCAGACAGAACGGCAGTCGACTGGATATAACAATTATGCATTTCATCCAGATGATGACCCAAGGCCATATTAA
- the tmc4 gene encoding transmembrane channel-like protein 7 isoform X3, with the protein MELREFHNQVFPPPDYGSPYDSQQSLRVRTLPAEDTDYGSPYDSQQSLRVRTLPAQDTDYGIPYDSQQSLRVRTLPVTDYGSPYDSQQSLRLRTLPAKDNDSPYDSQQSLRSRTLPAQDTGGVQFDWAPTPAEEDAKEPEPQKLRELPLHMGLKRAVWQVQKMKIPVVSRWGSWSIKHSKSFRHFCEIAKEVLSYLVLWRKGIQKIGGHFGGGVQSYFLFLRFLVILNFLSFLLIAAFVLIPSIVFRSTNFNSTTNLTAGVEECLQYDPKPDPLAVFITYFLDLVSGTGFMEYSYLFYGYYNNTMVVSEGFSYNIPLAYLLTAAFYFIFCLICMIVRMGSVARAVVAAGGGAVGNYSMLVFTGWDHGLQGDRATKLKQNNLRYQLQVDLEEESLKRKAASLTLNQAISLYTFRVFLNLVVLALIGAAFYAIALATQFSQSNATTGFEGLLLQYLPSIVITTSNFVVPFLCDKIALLEKHTPSTTVILALLRAVFLRLVSLGVLLYTLWEQITCSGDISSANSNCTICSYNYNQYKCWETRVGQEMYKLTLFDFLITIATLILVEFPRRIMVDHCSCKLTQWVGRQEFLVPPNVLALVYSQTVVWTGALFSPLLPLINTIKFLLFFYCKKITLFQNCRPALRTFRSTSSNFFFLLVLLFGWMLASVVLLYSVAKIHPSYGCGPFRLSQSMWQVVPEAVNMLTSTSKEFLFYIGSQRFSIPLFLFSCVLLCYVGALTSVHGKSVELLKSQCKLEQRDKQFLVRQIEELNAKMQKEQRVAQQQQRDTERFNQTERQSTGYNNYAFHPDDDPRPY; encoded by the exons ATGGAGCTAAGAGAATTTCACAATCAAGTCTTTCCACCTCCAG ACTATGGTAGTCCGTATGATTCCCAGCAGTCATTAAGAGTACGGACACTTCCAGCCGAAGATACGG ACTATGGTAGTCCATATGATTCCCAGCAGTCACTAAGAGTACGGACACTTCCAGCCCAAGATACAG actATGGTATTCCGTATGATTCCCAGCAGTCACTAAGAGTACGGACACTTCCAGTTACAG ACTATGGTAGTCCGTATGATTCCCAGCAGTCACTGAGATTACGGACACTTCCAGCCAAAG ACAATGATAGTCCGTATGATTCCCAGCAGTCACTGAGATCACGAACACTTCCAGCCCAAGATACAGGTGGGGTTCAGTTTGATTGGGCCCCTACACCTGCAGAAGAGGATGCAAAAGAACCTGAGCCTCAAAAACTTCGTGAGCTGCCACTGCATATGGGTCTGAAGAGAGCAGTATG GCAAGTGCAAAAGATGAAAATTCCAGTGGTTTCAAGATGGGGCTCTTGGAGCATAAAGCACTCCAAATCATTTCGCCATTTCTGTGAGATTGCTAAAGAAGTTTTAAGCTATTTAGTTCTGTGGAGGAAAGGAATCCAAAAAATAGGAG GGCACTTTGGGGGAGGAGTTCAATCCTACTTCTTGTTCCTGAGGTTTCTTGTGATTCTCAACTTCCTGTCCTTTCTGTTAATCGCAGCATTCGTCCTCATTCCCAGCATTGTGTTTCGGTCCACCAACTTTAACTCCACCACCAATCTAACTG CAGGTGTGGAGGAATGTTTGCAGTATGATCCAAAACCTGATCCCCTGGCTGTATTCATCACATATTTTCTAGACCTGGTCTCAGGAACG GGTTTCATGGAATATTCATATCTGTTTTATGgctattataataatacaatgGTTGTGAGTGAAGGCTTCTCGTACAACATCCCTCTGGCTTATCTGTTGACGGCAGCCTTCTACTTCATCTTCTGCCTTATTTGTATGATTGTAAG AATGGGAAGTGTGGCTCGTGCTGTTGTAGCGGCGGGCGGAGGCGCAGTTGGGAATTACAGTATGCTGGTTTTTACAGGATGGGATCATGGCCTCCAAGGAGACCGCGCCACTAAACTCAAACAAAACAATCTCCGTTACCAGTTACAG GTGGATCTAGAAGAAGAAAGTCTGAAACGAAAAGCTGCCTCACTGACTTTAAATCAGGCGATCTCTCTCTATACCTTTCGTGTTTTCCTCAACCTCGTGGTCTTAGCACTCATTGGTGCAGCTTTCTATGCCATTGCCTTGGCAACCCAGTTCAGCCAG TCCAATGCAACAACAGGCTTTGAGGGGTTGCTGTTGCAATACTTACCCTCCATTGTCATAACAACAAGCAATTTTGTGGTCCCCTTCCTGTGTGACAAGATTGCTTTACTGGAAAAGCATACTCCCAGTACTACGGTCATTCTGGCCTTGCTTCG GGCAGTTTTTCTGCGTTTGGTGAGTTTGGGTGTTCTGCTATACACTCTATGGGAGCAGATTACCTGTAGTGGAGATATCTCTAGTGCCAACTCAAACTGTACCATCTGCAGTTACAATTACAACCAATATAAG TGTTGGGAGACACGAGTTGGACAGGAAATGTATAAACTGACTCTTTTTGACTTTCTGATAACCATCGCCACACTGATCCTGGTTGAATTCCCACGCAG GATCATGGTAGATCACTGTTCATGTAAATTAACTCAGTGGGTGGGACGGCAAGAGTTTCTGGTTCCCCCGAATGTTCTCGCTCTAGTTTACAGTCAAACAGTGGTTTGGACCGGAGCTTTGTTCTCTCCATTGTTACCACTTATTAACACCATCAAATTCCTTCTCTTCTTTTACTGTAAAAAG ATTACTTTGTTTCAAAACTGTCGACCTGCTCTGAGAACATTCCGATCCACCAGCTCCAACTTCTTCTTCCTCTTGGTTTTGCTCTTCGGATGGATGTTGGCCAGTGTGGTTCTTCTTTACAGTGTAGCCAA GATCCATCCATCTTATGGCTGTGGGCCTTTCCGCCTTTCCCAATCAATGTGGCAAGTTGTACCAGAAGCTGTCAACATGCTAACCAGCACCAGTAAAGAATTTCTATTCTACATTGGCTCCCAGCGTTTCTCTATACCACTCTTCCTCTTCTCCTG TGTGCTCCTGTGCTATGTGGGCGCTTTAACATCTGTCCATGGGAAAAGTGTAGAACTGCTAAAATCTCAGTGTAAACTG GAACAGCGTGACAAGCAGTTCCTGGTGAGACAAATTGAAGAGCTGAATGCCAAAATGCAAAAGGAACAACGTGTAGCACAGCAGCAACAGAGAGACACGGAGCGATTCAACCAGACAGAACGGCAGTCGACTGGATATAACAATTATGCATTTCATCCAGATGATGACCCAAGGCCATATTAA
- the tmc4 gene encoding transmembrane channel-like protein 7 isoform X6, translating into MELREFHNQVFPPPDYGSPYDSQQSLRVRTLPAQDTDYGIPYDSQQSLRVRTLPVTDYGSPYDSQQSLRLRTLPAKGTDNDSPYDSQQSLRSRTLPAQDTGGVQFDWAPTPAEEDAKEPEPQKLRELPLHMGLKRAVWQVQKMKIPVVSRWGSWSIKHSKSFRHFCEIAKEVLSYLVLWRKGIQKIGGHFGGGVQSYFLFLRFLVILNFLSFLLIAAFVLIPSIVFRSTNFNSTTNLTAGVEECLQYDPKPDPLAVFITYFLDLVSGTGFMEYSYLFYGYYNNTMVVSEGFSYNIPLAYLLTAAFYFIFCLICMIVRMGSVARAVVAAGGGAVGNYSMLVFTGWDHGLQGDRATKLKQNNLRYQLQVDLEEESLKRKAASLTLNQAISLYTFRVFLNLVVLALIGAAFYAIALATQFSQSNATTGFEGLLLQYLPSIVITTSNFVVPFLCDKIALLEKHTPSTTVILALLRAVFLRLVSLGVLLYTLWEQITCSGDISSANSNCTICSYNYNQYKCWETRVGQEMYKLTLFDFLITIATLILVEFPRRIMVDHCSCKLTQWVGRQEFLVPPNVLALVYSQTVVWTGALFSPLLPLINTIKFLLFFYCKKITLFQNCRPALRTFRSTSSNFFFLLVLLFGWMLASVVLLYSVAKIHPSYGCGPFRLSQSMWQVVPEAVNMLTSTSKEFLFYIGSQRFSIPLFLFSCVLLCYVGALTSVHGKSVELLKSQCKLEQRDKQFLVRQIEELNAKMQKEQRVAQQQQRDTERFNQTERQSTGYNNYAFHPDDDPRPY; encoded by the exons ATGGAGCTAAGAGAATTTCACAATCAAGTCTTTCCACCTCCAG ACTATGGTAGTCCATATGATTCCCAGCAGTCACTAAGAGTACGGACACTTCCAGCCCAAGATACAG actATGGTATTCCGTATGATTCCCAGCAGTCACTAAGAGTACGGACACTTCCAGTTACAG ACTATGGTAGTCCGTATGATTCCCAGCAGTCACTGAGATTACGGACACTTCCAGCCAAAGGTACAG ACAATGATAGTCCGTATGATTCCCAGCAGTCACTGAGATCACGAACACTTCCAGCCCAAGATACAGGTGGGGTTCAGTTTGATTGGGCCCCTACACCTGCAGAAGAGGATGCAAAAGAACCTGAGCCTCAAAAACTTCGTGAGCTGCCACTGCATATGGGTCTGAAGAGAGCAGTATG GCAAGTGCAAAAGATGAAAATTCCAGTGGTTTCAAGATGGGGCTCTTGGAGCATAAAGCACTCCAAATCATTTCGCCATTTCTGTGAGATTGCTAAAGAAGTTTTAAGCTATTTAGTTCTGTGGAGGAAAGGAATCCAAAAAATAGGAG GGCACTTTGGGGGAGGAGTTCAATCCTACTTCTTGTTCCTGAGGTTTCTTGTGATTCTCAACTTCCTGTCCTTTCTGTTAATCGCAGCATTCGTCCTCATTCCCAGCATTGTGTTTCGGTCCACCAACTTTAACTCCACCACCAATCTAACTG CAGGTGTGGAGGAATGTTTGCAGTATGATCCAAAACCTGATCCCCTGGCTGTATTCATCACATATTTTCTAGACCTGGTCTCAGGAACG GGTTTCATGGAATATTCATATCTGTTTTATGgctattataataatacaatgGTTGTGAGTGAAGGCTTCTCGTACAACATCCCTCTGGCTTATCTGTTGACGGCAGCCTTCTACTTCATCTTCTGCCTTATTTGTATGATTGTAAG AATGGGAAGTGTGGCTCGTGCTGTTGTAGCGGCGGGCGGAGGCGCAGTTGGGAATTACAGTATGCTGGTTTTTACAGGATGGGATCATGGCCTCCAAGGAGACCGCGCCACTAAACTCAAACAAAACAATCTCCGTTACCAGTTACAG GTGGATCTAGAAGAAGAAAGTCTGAAACGAAAAGCTGCCTCACTGACTTTAAATCAGGCGATCTCTCTCTATACCTTTCGTGTTTTCCTCAACCTCGTGGTCTTAGCACTCATTGGTGCAGCTTTCTATGCCATTGCCTTGGCAACCCAGTTCAGCCAG TCCAATGCAACAACAGGCTTTGAGGGGTTGCTGTTGCAATACTTACCCTCCATTGTCATAACAACAAGCAATTTTGTGGTCCCCTTCCTGTGTGACAAGATTGCTTTACTGGAAAAGCATACTCCCAGTACTACGGTCATTCTGGCCTTGCTTCG GGCAGTTTTTCTGCGTTTGGTGAGTTTGGGTGTTCTGCTATACACTCTATGGGAGCAGATTACCTGTAGTGGAGATATCTCTAGTGCCAACTCAAACTGTACCATCTGCAGTTACAATTACAACCAATATAAG TGTTGGGAGACACGAGTTGGACAGGAAATGTATAAACTGACTCTTTTTGACTTTCTGATAACCATCGCCACACTGATCCTGGTTGAATTCCCACGCAG GATCATGGTAGATCACTGTTCATGTAAATTAACTCAGTGGGTGGGACGGCAAGAGTTTCTGGTTCCCCCGAATGTTCTCGCTCTAGTTTACAGTCAAACAGTGGTTTGGACCGGAGCTTTGTTCTCTCCATTGTTACCACTTATTAACACCATCAAATTCCTTCTCTTCTTTTACTGTAAAAAG ATTACTTTGTTTCAAAACTGTCGACCTGCTCTGAGAACATTCCGATCCACCAGCTCCAACTTCTTCTTCCTCTTGGTTTTGCTCTTCGGATGGATGTTGGCCAGTGTGGTTCTTCTTTACAGTGTAGCCAA GATCCATCCATCTTATGGCTGTGGGCCTTTCCGCCTTTCCCAATCAATGTGGCAAGTTGTACCAGAAGCTGTCAACATGCTAACCAGCACCAGTAAAGAATTTCTATTCTACATTGGCTCCCAGCGTTTCTCTATACCACTCTTCCTCTTCTCCTG TGTGCTCCTGTGCTATGTGGGCGCTTTAACATCTGTCCATGGGAAAAGTGTAGAACTGCTAAAATCTCAGTGTAAACTG GAACAGCGTGACAAGCAGTTCCTGGTGAGACAAATTGAAGAGCTGAATGCCAAAATGCAAAAGGAACAACGTGTAGCACAGCAGCAACAGAGAGACACGGAGCGATTCAACCAGACAGAACGGCAGTCGACTGGATATAACAATTATGCATTTCATCCAGATGATGACCCAAGGCCATATTAA